tccttagcatcacataaaataaataaataaaataatagcatatgtctgtctacaactaaaaaaaatattttaaaaaatattaaaaaggattagggatgtggctcagtggttaagtgccccaaggtttaatccctgataccaaaaataaataaataaatgaaaaatttaaaaagcaggggataggggctggggatgtggctcaagtggtagggtgctcacctagcatgtgtgaggcactgggttcgattctcaataccacaaaaaaataaagatattgtgttcacctaaaactaaaaaataaatattaaaaaaaaaaaaagcaggggatatagctcagtggtaaagtacccctggattcaaccccccaatactaaaacaaacaaacagaaaaacacacacacacatacacatccttcagggtaaccaaaccaTTAATGAGGACACGTTTGTCTTTATAAAAGTGATCTAATAAATGAGgaagaaattaatgaataaataaataaaattggaatAGCACCCCTTTGCAACCTCTAATGAAATAATGAGTCATGATGGTCAGTGGCTGTTAACATCAAAAAATGAGAGTCTGACATAATTAGAGAGGGTGGGAGgtatataaatgaaataaaattgaccATGAATTGATCATTGTTAAAGCCCTTCTTGGTGGTAGAAACATGGGAGATCCATTATACTCTTCTCTCTATATTTGTATATGTTTAAATTTTCCATAGTAAGAGAGAAAtccaaaataatcaataaatcaaTAACAGGTTAGTTTAGTAGAGATTCCAAGTTACTGAAATGATCCACTCTGCCCCTCCTGTCCACTGTACCCCCCCAAGATGTTACAGAATAGGCTCTTAAACTTCTATTGTCAGGGACCCTGTTCTCACCTGCATCTGTGTAGTGAGCTTCTGTATCTCCAAGCCCAGCTGCTGCTCTACCTCCAGGGCTAAGCTTTCCTCTAAGGCCAGGCTGGACAGAGCTTCTGCCTCATGCAAAAGAGGCTTTGGATAGAAACAGGGAGTGAGAGCACAGCCCAGCCCAGGCTGCTCCCCTCCCCACTCCCTAAACACTCACAGGTAGGTCCTTTTGGATCAGGAGCAGGAAGGAACCTGGGATCCAAGCTGCCAGGTTCTGCTGAGCTCTGTTCAAGAACCAGAGCAAGGTAGTCTGTAGGGTACAGAGTCCCAGGGCGGCAGGTGCAGGACCTAGAAAGGGAGCAGCAGAGTATCTTAGGGGACATGGAGCATCTCTGGGATAAGACAGACTTAAGAACAGACTGAAGGAAAAAGGATATCCTCAACtgttctgtttccctgtctcCAGGCCTTCCTCTCACCTGGAAGGCAGCAATGGATCAATCCTGACCTCAGTTCTTGGAGACCATCCAAGAGAGGTGGAAAGAGCTGCTGCAACAGTTGAGTAGTATGAGAGAGTGAGGCAGGGCTGTTCTGATCCCTAAGGGTTGATCCCAAGGCCTGGCAAAAACCTGAGGAAAAGAAGATATAGTCTGATGGGGGAGTGGCAACCTGGGACTTGAGTTGCCCCAGTATCCCTCTTTTCTCACCTTGGTCCCAGCTCCAGATAAGCGACTGATGAAGTAGGCTGTGACACAAAGAAGCCAGTTCCTTCTCACACTCCTGAGGCAGGGATGCTAATGGGAGAAATTACTCTAAAGCCTGAAAACAAGGCCACCCATCCCACAACCCTGCCCACTCAATGATGGATTCTCCAAGACTCAAGAGGAGTGAAAAGCAAGACTTTGCCTTGAAAGCCCTGAAGCTATAGTTAGAACCCTGGGGATTTCATTCTAAACTGCCTGCTTCTGTCGTCAGACAAGGAGATGAATGAGCAGAGTAGGGAGAAGATACCCCAGCTATCCCAAAACATGGTCCAGGCCcatcactcaccctgacccagtgCCTGACTCAGCTGTTGTGCTGCTATCCTGGGGTCCCTCCAGGGTCCCAGATTTAGGTCCAAATTCTGAGCACAGGCTGCCCACAGCAGGGTCCAATATTGGCTCCACAAGGCTCCAGCCCCTCCAAGCCCCAGTTCACTGTTGGCTGAACTCGCCACACTCCCCATGAGGCCCAGCAGCCCTGGCAACAGCTCACGCTCCTCATGGCATCGCTCTCGGAGCTGGTCTCGGAAGTCCGATCCCCAGAATGCCTCATCCAGCCGACCTGCCACCTGGCAACCCCGCTCCCAGGTCAGGAGATGGAGCACACGGGTAGGGGAGAAAGGGCACGCTGCCCTTGGGAGGTGGCCCATGGATTTTCTCTGCAGTTTGTGATAGACAGGAAGCTCCAACAACAGTTCAGCGAGTTGGGACGTCAGGCTTAGGCTGGCGGGCGCCCGACCCAGGGAACGAAGCTGCATTTCAATGGCAGCATCAAGGCAGCGGGCCGCTAGTCCGATGGGGCGTGCTAGGAGTAGCGGCTCAGGAATGTCCCGTAGGCCGATTCTCTGAACCGCTCCTCGAGGTGGGTGTAGATGCAAGTTGCGACACAGCTCCGGGAAGGGGCGGAT
Above is a genomic segment from Callospermophilus lateralis isolate mCalLat2 chromosome 14, mCalLat2.hap1, whole genome shotgun sequence containing:
- the Ccdc142 gene encoding coiled-coil domain-containing protein 142 isoform X5 yields the protein MAQASRLDGLLPPIATVPQLWAQPADSGEKLWEGNRAGASRGEDRGRQGLPVPGSIPCLDARPGGTPGGQQSWLASADSGEEHEAGAANWRREPAAGGPIPLVLQRLRAVLLRLHREREQLLQARECARHLQAAVLLLKTLSPRTHGSGIRPFPELCRNLHLHPPRGAVQRIGLRDIPEPLLLARPIGLAARCLDAAIEMQLRSLGRAPASLSLTSQLAELLLELPVYHKLQRKSMGHLPRAACPFSPTRVLHLLTWERGCQVAGRLDEAFWGSDFRDQLRERCHEERELLPGLLGLMGSVASSANSELGLGGAGALWSQYWTLLWAACAQNLDLNLGPWRDPRIAAQQLSQALGQASLPQECEKELASLCHSLLHQSLIWSWDQGEKRGILGQLKSQVATPPSDYIFFSSGFCQALGSTLRDQNSPASLSHTTQLLQQLFPPLLDGLQELRSGLIHCCLPGPAPAALGLCTLQTTLLWFLNRAQQNLAAWIPGSFLLLIQKDLPPLLHEAEALSSLALEESLALEVEQQLGLEIQKLTTQMQLLPEESLSLFFQECHKQATQGFKLYMPRGRYWRLRLCPGVCNEVQATEWPSSTLNNLESLEPPLRSGAPPAQTSQLLSTLRGGGPSPEAYLVGNQQAWLALRLNQHPRWQLPFLSCLGTSPEI